The following proteins are encoded in a genomic region of Rattus rattus isolate New Zealand chromosome 2, Rrattus_CSIRO_v1, whole genome shotgun sequence:
- the LOC116894716 gene encoding vomeronasal type-1 receptor 1-like, producing MDALFTINLNWGMMFLIQTTAGILGNSFLFHLYNFPFFTAQVRRPTNLIINQFIITNNLVLLSKGIPQTVATFGLTTFLGEAGCKLNLYLYRVARGVSLSTTSLLSGFRAIKLRPNMSGWLSLRIRSSKWIGTCCFLCWMLHLMLNIQVTKIVNAPPNNKNLTTKGIHNYCCLTIPERLGFLFSGVIFSLSDVMCLVIMAWTSGSTILVLHKHKQQVQYIHSHSLSQKSAHEDRATQTILLLVIMFLFFYSISSILSLWITQTEHLTPWLLNISILMSLAFPTLSPFVFNCTDSHSSHCCFISNIKKGHNPAMVSAF from the coding sequence ATGGATGCCTTATTTACCATTAACTTAAACTGGGGAATGATGTTCCTCATTCAGACCACTGCTGGAATCCTTGgcaattcctttctctttcatctgTATAACTTCCCATTTTTCACTGCACAAGTGAGGCGACCCACAAACTTGATTATCAATCAGTTTATCATAACAAACAATCTGGTTCTTCTCTCCAAAGGGATCCCTCAGACAGTGGCCACATTTGGACTCACAACTTTCTTGGGGGAGGCTGGTTGCAAACTTAATCTCTATTTGTACAGAGTGGCCAGAGGTGTCTCTCTCAGTACCACCTCCCTCCTCAGTGGCTTTCGGGCCATTAAGCTTCGCCCCAATATGTCTGGGTGGCTGAGCCTCAGAATTAGGTCCTCAAAGTGGATTGGCAcctgctgtttcctttgctgGATGCTGCACCTCATGCTCAATATACAGGTAACTAAGATTGTAAATGCCCCACCAAATAATAAAAACCTGACTACCAAAGGAATCCACAACTACTGTTGCTTAACCATTCCAGAGAGATTGGGTTTCTTATTCTCAGGAGTGATTTTCTCCCTGAGTGATGTAATGTGTCTGGTCATCATGGCATGGACCAGTGGTTCCACGATCCTTGTCCTACACAAGCACAAGCAGCAAGTACAGTACATCCATAGTCACAGCTTGTCCCAAAAATCTGCTCATGAAGACAGAGCCACACAGACTATCCTGCTCCTAGTGatcatgtttctcttcttttactcTATATCTTCCATCTTATCACTTTGGATAACCCAAACTGAGCACCTAACACCCTGGCTGCTAAATATTTCTATACTGATGTCACTTGCCTTTCCAACACTCAGTCCCTTTGTATTCAATTGCACTGATTCTCATTCTTCTCACTGTTGCTTCATTTCTAATATAAAGAAAGGACATAATCCAGCTATGGTCTCTGCATTTTAA